In the Caballeronia sp. LZ062 genome, one interval contains:
- a CDS encoding DUF4087 domain-containing protein, with protein sequence MTVWDLQENVVKHITYDHGTDVEVEKREAIAKQQAEEAQQVINDPAISGCVDQLSRAYLTEQGNTAYVPAEKTLSFRDQCRQSALAASTTAVMSSQTAASSASPVTDSDSAAAKRCGSIDKAGGVVLHDREGYWMIASAGGRPAEGYENMPKVGPVSSYCGCLTVEINRQAMRITKIVAGNVLPASSCEQDQSLK encoded by the coding sequence ATGACTGTATGGGATTTGCAGGAGAACGTGGTAAAGCACATCACCTATGACCATGGGACGGATGTCGAAGTCGAAAAGCGGGAGGCCATCGCGAAGCAGCAGGCTGAGGAGGCCCAGCAGGTAATCAACGATCCGGCCATTTCCGGCTGCGTCGACCAACTGAGTCGAGCATATCTCACGGAACAGGGCAATACGGCCTATGTGCCAGCCGAGAAGACGCTCTCATTTCGTGATCAGTGTCGCCAATCGGCCCTCGCAGCGAGCACTACGGCAGTCATGTCCTCTCAAACGGCAGCGTCATCCGCTTCCCCTGTCACCGACAGCGACAGTGCGGCAGCCAAGCGCTGCGGATCGATTGACAAGGCCGGCGGTGTAGTGCTTCACGACCGTGAGGGTTACTGGATGATCGCGTCCGCCGGAGGACGCCCCGCCGAAGGCTACGAAAACATGCCCAAGGTTGGACCAGTGTCGTCCTATTGCGGTTGCCTCACGGTAGAGATCAACAGACAGGCTATGCGGATTACTAAAATCGTTGCAGGAAATGTTCTCCCAGCATCGTCTTGTGAGCAAGACCAAAGCCTGAAATAA
- a CDS encoding phosphoglycolate phosphatase: protein MSDVTAPPTAFTNRPIRAAIIDLDGTMVDTADDFVAALNGMLARIGIDKPVTREEVMGYIGKGSENLIRSVLGARLPHPQATAQFDDALATYQSEYAKINGKHSTLFPEVEAGLEAMRELGIALACVTNKPHRFAVELLSHFGIAQYFKVILGGDSVPLKKPDPLPMLTACERLDVLPRETVAVGDSENDALAGRAAGMATLTVPYGYNHGKAVQSVKSDGIVSTLRAAASAIAATLAPPDTTLTE, encoded by the coding sequence ATGAGTGACGTCACCGCGCCGCCGACTGCCTTCACGAACCGGCCGATTCGCGCTGCGATCATCGACCTCGACGGCACCATGGTCGACACCGCCGACGACTTCGTCGCGGCGCTCAACGGCATGCTCGCGCGCATCGGCATCGACAAGCCCGTCACGCGGGAAGAAGTCATGGGCTACATCGGCAAGGGATCGGAAAATCTGATCCGCAGCGTGCTTGGCGCGCGCCTGCCGCACCCGCAGGCCACCGCTCAGTTCGACGACGCCCTCGCCACGTATCAGAGCGAATACGCGAAGATCAACGGCAAACATTCGACGCTGTTCCCCGAAGTCGAGGCAGGGCTCGAAGCCATGCGCGAACTCGGCATCGCGCTTGCGTGCGTGACCAACAAGCCGCATCGCTTCGCAGTGGAATTGCTGTCGCACTTCGGCATCGCGCAGTACTTCAAGGTGATTCTCGGCGGCGATTCAGTGCCGCTGAAGAAGCCCGACCCGTTGCCGATGCTCACGGCCTGCGAGCGGCTGGACGTCCTGCCGCGCGAGACGGTGGCCGTCGGCGATTCCGAAAACGACGCGCTCGCGGGGCGCGCCGCCGGCATGGCGACGCTCACGGTACCCTACGGTTACAACCATGGGAAAGCCGTGCAATCGGTGAAATCCGATGGTATAGTTTCCACGCTGCGCGCAGCAGCTTCGGCGATCGCCGCGACACTCGCGCCGCCGGATACCACACTGACTGAATAG
- a CDS encoding MBL fold metallo-hydrolase: MLTFAEHEFMPVGQGLFAVGAIGQSDDDAPRFRWVFDCGTLSGPALVEGALDRLEADVKRGSAGKPSLDLVAISHFDTDHLSGLADLLKRFRVEILMLPFTHLAQRLGYMYSRRQYTAKVDRAYYIDPIGTILGIEGVDIGQILLVPPSNAKPVSDQRDPPTAPTLPPGLNDERRREPERLVFDEDDVEDAFDRVELEVMRASAAPRHVPVRVMKAGSAATCLGVWEFVPYNEPRSTSKATADFLHRVEAKRAALLLSSSPEARTVAISELRKTYDLHFGDSAKARNVISLYLYSGPIARHLQTLSVGQNPLMTVNRNCMWGCPICWENWFDATQLPCVGDASGVLYTGDGYVNKQSRWDEMQYYFGKQRTARLVALQVMHHGARANWFKGIAKLIGPTISVFSSDPERGTRPKKGKLNGSANAARKPHEPHPHADVLQDFGPYYPVQADKFQGVQILTTYG, from the coding sequence ATGCTTACGTTTGCCGAACACGAGTTTATGCCGGTAGGCCAGGGACTCTTCGCTGTGGGGGCTATAGGCCAATCCGATGACGATGCTCCGCGGTTTCGCTGGGTATTTGATTGCGGGACGCTATCGGGGCCGGCGCTGGTTGAGGGCGCGCTTGACCGACTCGAGGCCGATGTCAAACGAGGCAGTGCAGGCAAGCCTTCGTTGGATTTGGTCGCGATCTCTCATTTCGATACTGACCATTTGAGTGGGCTGGCGGATCTGCTGAAGCGATTTCGCGTCGAGATCCTTATGCTTCCGTTCACACATCTGGCCCAACGACTGGGGTACATGTATTCGCGGCGACAGTACACTGCGAAGGTAGATCGCGCGTACTACATCGACCCGATCGGGACGATCTTGGGGATAGAAGGCGTGGACATCGGCCAGATCCTTCTAGTGCCTCCATCCAATGCCAAACCGGTCTCGGACCAGCGAGATCCGCCAACCGCGCCGACGCTCCCCCCTGGATTGAATGACGAAAGGCGTAGAGAACCCGAGAGACTCGTGTTTGATGAAGACGACGTTGAAGACGCGTTCGATCGCGTGGAGCTCGAGGTAATGCGAGCGTCTGCAGCACCGCGACATGTCCCCGTTCGCGTAATGAAAGCTGGTTCCGCGGCCACGTGTTTGGGTGTCTGGGAGTTTGTTCCCTATAACGAGCCGAGGAGCACGAGCAAAGCCACCGCCGATTTCCTTCATCGAGTCGAGGCTAAACGCGCAGCCCTTCTCTTGTCTTCCTCGCCAGAGGCGCGGACGGTCGCCATTTCCGAGCTCCGGAAAACGTATGACTTGCACTTCGGCGACTCCGCGAAAGCAAGAAATGTCATTTCGCTATATCTGTATTCAGGTCCAATCGCGCGGCATTTGCAGACTCTGTCGGTCGGCCAGAATCCTCTCATGACCGTGAATCGGAACTGTATGTGGGGCTGCCCTATTTGTTGGGAAAATTGGTTTGACGCAACGCAATTACCTTGCGTAGGTGATGCTAGCGGCGTGCTCTACACTGGCGACGGCTACGTCAACAAGCAAAGTCGGTGGGACGAAATGCAATACTATTTCGGCAAGCAGCGAACCGCACGCCTGGTTGCCCTCCAAGTCATGCATCATGGTGCTCGTGCCAACTGGTTTAAAGGCATCGCCAAACTGATTGGTCCGACGATCAGCGTCTTTAGCTCAGACCCAGAGCGCGGAACAAGACCGAAGAAGGGTAAACTCAACGGTTCCGCAAACGCCGCACGGAAACCTCATGAGCCCCATCCTCACGCCGACGTGCTGCAAGACTTTGGACCATACTACCCGGTGCAAGCCGACAAGTTCCAAGGCGTCCAGATCCTGACCACATATGGCTGA
- the drmB gene encoding DrmB family protein: MLAAVRKVLGPQVENLRVPPFQKSEVVDPWSAEANIGVPVRPFPRWMRCVKCGLLSPFDAGLFEIKENRFRPERTRFVHKGCRGSKGDQPAKDADAVPARFLLACRDGHLDDFPWRYFVHGGNSSCKGTLRFFESGASLQTENLWVKCDACGASRSMANAFGKAGKENLPSCRGRHPHLDHFDEECDEEARAVLLGSTNSWFPITLSALAIPQAEDPLGQLIQDSWAVFQGVTSEAMVPIVVQTLKVTGSLPGIEKHSESDIWSAIEAHRNGGGQEVVGEADIKGPEWEVLMAANPPADYPHFMSKKVATPPGFERQVRRVLLLERLREVNALLGFTRVEAPEEASDPNERPQMASLARRKLDWVPANQVHGEGIFIQFDEDALRKWEALNGVKQVDRMLEGGHRGWRNSRHLDPNEGYPGIRYAMLHTLSHLLIRELALECGYNAASIRERVYADVSGADPQAGILIYTAAADSDGTLGGLVDLGKPENLGGLLRQALNRSKVCSSDPLCSEHDPGKDRSLHAAACHACSLVAETSCERGNRYLDRSLLVSTLERELVPSARLYAWRERAARFADGRVHAKVAVADGYTCFITSANLTGHAMEQNMEAGVLLTGEQIPRLLQDHLQALVDTKTVSPV; the protein is encoded by the coding sequence GTGCTCGCCGCCGTCCGTAAGGTTCTCGGGCCGCAAGTGGAAAACCTGCGTGTGCCGCCGTTCCAGAAGAGCGAAGTCGTAGATCCGTGGTCAGCGGAGGCGAACATAGGTGTGCCTGTCCGCCCGTTTCCTCGCTGGATGCGCTGCGTGAAGTGCGGCCTGCTGTCACCTTTCGACGCTGGGCTGTTCGAGATCAAGGAAAACCGCTTCCGACCGGAGCGAACCCGCTTCGTCCACAAGGGATGCCGCGGCTCCAAGGGCGATCAGCCCGCGAAGGATGCCGATGCCGTTCCAGCACGTTTTCTCTTGGCTTGTCGTGACGGCCATCTCGACGATTTCCCGTGGCGCTACTTCGTCCACGGAGGCAACAGTTCGTGCAAGGGAACGCTGCGGTTCTTCGAGAGCGGAGCCTCGCTGCAGACTGAGAACCTCTGGGTGAAGTGTGATGCCTGCGGTGCATCGCGCAGCATGGCGAACGCTTTCGGCAAGGCCGGGAAGGAAAACTTGCCGAGCTGCCGAGGTAGGCATCCCCACCTCGATCATTTCGACGAGGAGTGCGATGAGGAGGCGCGGGCAGTCCTGCTGGGTTCGACCAACAGTTGGTTCCCGATCACTCTGTCGGCGCTTGCCATCCCGCAGGCCGAAGACCCGCTCGGCCAGTTGATTCAGGACAGCTGGGCTGTCTTTCAGGGTGTCACGTCTGAGGCCATGGTTCCGATCGTGGTGCAAACGCTGAAGGTTACGGGCAGTCTTCCCGGTATCGAAAAACACTCGGAATCGGACATCTGGTCGGCCATTGAAGCTCATCGCAACGGCGGCGGACAGGAGGTCGTCGGCGAGGCCGACATCAAGGGGCCTGAGTGGGAGGTGCTGATGGCAGCCAATCCGCCGGCGGATTACCCGCACTTCATGAGCAAGAAGGTTGCCACGCCACCCGGCTTTGAGAGGCAGGTCCGCAGAGTGCTGTTGCTGGAAAGGCTCCGCGAGGTCAATGCCTTGTTGGGCTTTACTCGCGTGGAGGCGCCCGAAGAAGCGAGTGATCCGAACGAGCGCCCGCAGATGGCGAGCCTTGCGCGTCGCAAACTGGATTGGGTTCCCGCGAATCAGGTTCACGGCGAGGGCATCTTCATCCAGTTCGACGAAGATGCCCTCCGGAAGTGGGAGGCCCTCAATGGCGTCAAACAAGTCGATCGGATGCTTGAGGGCGGTCATCGCGGATGGCGCAATTCGCGCCACCTCGATCCTAACGAGGGCTACCCCGGCATCCGGTACGCCATGCTCCACACGCTCTCGCACTTGCTCATCCGCGAACTGGCGTTGGAATGTGGTTACAACGCGGCGAGCATCCGCGAGCGAGTCTATGCCGACGTGTCGGGTGCGGATCCCCAAGCAGGTATCCTCATCTACACGGCGGCAGCCGACTCCGATGGGACGCTGGGTGGTCTCGTCGATCTCGGCAAACCGGAAAACCTGGGTGGACTGCTTCGGCAGGCACTGAACCGATCGAAGGTCTGCTCGTCCGATCCGCTCTGCTCAGAGCACGATCCCGGCAAAGACCGTTCGCTGCACGCAGCAGCTTGTCATGCATGCAGCCTGGTCGCTGAGACCTCCTGCGAGCGGGGCAATCGTTATCTCGACAGGTCATTACTGGTATCGACTCTCGAGCGAGAGCTGGTTCCCTCCGCGAGGCTCTACGCTTGGCGCGAACGAGCCGCCCGGTTCGCGGACGGGCGGGTTCACGCCAAGGTCGCGGTCGCCGACGGCTACACGTGCTTCATCACCAGCGCCAACCTGACGGGCCATGCGATGGAACAAAACATGGAGGCCGGCGTGCTCCTCACGGGCGAGCAAATCCCGAGGTTGCTGCAAGATCATTTACAGGCGTTGGTCGATACCAAGACGGTTTCGCCCGTTTGA
- the trpE gene encoding anthranilate synthase component I, whose translation MTELEFQSLANEGYNRIPLIAEALADLETPLSLYLKLAQTERNGANSFLLESVVGGERFGRYSFIGLPARTTVRVQNGVSQVVTDGNVTESDEGDPLAFIERFQKRFKVAMRPGLPRFCGGLAGYFGYDAVRYIEKKLADTAPRDDLNLPDIQLLLTEEVAVIDNLAGKLYLIVYADPTKPEAYAKAKHRLRELRGRLRATVQPPVTSASVRTETYREFAKEDYLNAVRRAKEYIAAGELMQVQVGQRLIKPFRDNPLSLYRALRSLNPSPYMYYYNFGGDVHVVGASPEILVRQETRAEDRIVTIRPLAGTRPRGNTPERDAELATELLNDPKEIAEHVMLIDLARNDVGRIAETGSVAVTDKMVIEKYSHVQHIVSSVEGRLKPGMNNFDVLRATFPAGTLSGAPKVRAMELIDELEPVKRGLYGGAVGYLSFSGEMDLAIAIRTGLIHEGNLYVQAAAGVVADSVPESEWQETENKARAVLRAAEQVQDGLDSDF comes from the coding sequence ATGACCGAACTCGAATTCCAATCGCTGGCGAACGAAGGCTACAACCGCATTCCGCTGATTGCCGAAGCACTCGCCGACCTCGAAACGCCGCTCTCGCTTTATCTCAAGCTCGCCCAGACCGAGCGCAATGGCGCGAACTCCTTTCTGCTGGAATCGGTCGTCGGCGGCGAGCGGTTCGGACGTTATTCGTTCATCGGCTTGCCGGCCCGCACGACGGTGCGCGTGCAGAACGGCGTGTCGCAAGTCGTCACGGACGGCAACGTGACGGAGTCCGACGAAGGCGATCCGCTCGCGTTCATCGAGCGGTTCCAGAAACGCTTCAAAGTGGCGATGCGCCCCGGCCTGCCGCGCTTTTGCGGCGGTCTTGCCGGTTACTTCGGTTACGACGCGGTCCGCTATATCGAGAAGAAGCTCGCTGACACCGCGCCGCGCGACGACCTCAATCTGCCCGACATCCAGCTGCTGCTCACCGAAGAAGTCGCGGTCATCGACAATCTCGCGGGCAAGCTCTACCTGATCGTGTACGCGGACCCGACGAAGCCCGAAGCGTATGCGAAAGCCAAGCATCGTCTGCGCGAGTTGCGCGGCCGTCTGCGCGCGACGGTCCAGCCGCCGGTGACATCGGCGAGCGTGCGCACGGAGACGTATCGCGAGTTCGCAAAAGAAGATTATCTGAACGCCGTTCGGCGCGCGAAGGAGTACATCGCGGCGGGCGAACTCATGCAGGTGCAAGTCGGCCAGCGTCTCATCAAGCCGTTCCGCGACAACCCGCTTTCACTGTATCGCGCGTTGCGGTCGCTGAATCCGTCGCCGTACATGTACTACTACAACTTCGGCGGCGACGTGCACGTGGTCGGCGCATCGCCCGAGATTCTCGTACGGCAGGAAACGCGCGCCGAAGACCGTATCGTCACCATTCGCCCTCTCGCCGGCACGCGGCCGCGCGGCAACACGCCCGAGCGCGACGCGGAACTCGCCACCGAACTGCTGAACGATCCGAAGGAAATTGCCGAGCACGTCATGTTGATCGATCTCGCGCGCAATGACGTAGGTCGTATTGCGGAGACGGGCTCGGTCGCGGTGACGGACAAGATGGTCATCGAGAAATACTCGCACGTTCAGCACATCGTGAGTTCGGTCGAGGGCCGGCTGAAGCCCGGCATGAACAATTTCGACGTGCTTCGCGCGACCTTCCCCGCCGGCACGCTTTCGGGCGCACCGAAAGTCCGCGCGATGGAACTGATCGACGAACTGGAACCCGTCAAGCGCGGGCTGTACGGCGGCGCCGTCGGCTATCTGTCGTTCAGCGGCGAGATGGACCTTGCCATCGCCATTCGCACCGGCCTCATCCACGAAGGCAATCTGTACGTGCAGGCTGCCGCGGGCGTCGTCGCGGACAGCGTGCCCGAATCCGAATGGCAAGAGACGGAGAACAAGGCGCGCGCCGTGCTGCGCGCGGCCGAGCAAGTGCAAGACGGCCTCGACAGCGACTTCTGA
- a CDS encoding tyrosine-type recombinase/integrase, protein MKNAKALTASTINAAKPKDKPYKLSDLNRLSLTVSKVGTKSWSWAYRLDGQDRTYQIGRWPKIGLAEARARRAEAEKLVKAGIHPKAHDGQQVAQTMAEQATTFWGVMAEWIDINRPKWSSSYLDQVERFAGRYIRDAEIGKRPLRSLTSADIYGLTRSIGARGKTTGTERKAGGAPSIATLIKMWCSGVFRLGIASGRCDNNPAAGFKLSDVVAKPPTKNNRPLDADELKRLLSKLKEYRGQRTTIIAIKLLLLTFVRTIELRAATWPEFDLENALWTIPADRMKRRLPHVVPLSAQAVTLLTELKQLTGTKAWLFPNRRDDARYMSATTINRALEYMGFAGRDSIGFTAHGARGTASTYLHEEDFNPKHVDRQLAHVEKKKVVGTYNKAQYLKQRRVMMQEYADYISEQGLTI, encoded by the coding sequence ATGAAAAACGCCAAGGCGCTGACGGCTTCGACGATCAACGCGGCCAAGCCCAAGGACAAGCCGTACAAGCTGTCAGATCTGAACCGCCTGTCGCTGACCGTCAGCAAGGTTGGAACCAAGAGCTGGTCCTGGGCATACCGCCTTGACGGACAAGACCGCACCTACCAGATTGGTCGCTGGCCCAAGATCGGGCTCGCAGAAGCGCGCGCGCGTAGAGCTGAAGCAGAAAAACTCGTCAAAGCTGGCATCCACCCCAAAGCCCACGACGGCCAGCAGGTCGCGCAAACGATGGCCGAGCAGGCAACGACGTTTTGGGGAGTGATGGCGGAATGGATCGACATCAATCGGCCCAAGTGGTCCTCGTCCTACCTGGATCAAGTCGAACGATTTGCCGGACGCTATATCCGTGACGCAGAAATCGGAAAGCGTCCGCTCCGCTCGTTGACGAGCGCCGACATCTATGGACTGACCAGAAGCATTGGCGCACGCGGCAAAACGACCGGGACGGAACGAAAGGCGGGCGGTGCCCCATCCATCGCGACACTAATCAAGATGTGGTGCTCCGGTGTCTTTCGGCTGGGTATTGCAAGCGGTCGCTGCGACAACAATCCTGCCGCGGGATTCAAATTGTCCGATGTCGTTGCCAAACCCCCGACAAAAAACAACCGGCCGCTCGACGCCGACGAACTCAAGCGACTGCTCAGCAAGCTTAAGGAGTACCGCGGGCAGCGTACGACGATTATTGCAATCAAACTTCTACTGCTAACGTTTGTACGCACCATCGAATTGCGCGCCGCGACTTGGCCAGAATTCGATCTGGAAAATGCGCTGTGGACCATCCCGGCCGACCGGATGAAGCGACGACTGCCTCATGTCGTCCCACTATCGGCCCAAGCCGTCACACTTCTTACGGAATTGAAGCAGCTGACAGGTACCAAGGCATGGCTGTTCCCGAATCGGCGCGACGATGCACGCTACATGAGCGCAACGACCATTAATCGTGCGCTGGAATATATGGGATTTGCCGGCCGCGACAGCATTGGTTTCACGGCCCACGGAGCACGTGGCACAGCCTCAACCTATCTGCATGAGGAAGACTTCAATCCCAAGCATGTTGACCGACAGCTTGCGCACGTGGAGAAGAAAAAAGTTGTCGGGACGTACAACAAAGCTCAGTACCTGAAGCAAAGGCGAGTGATGATGCAGGAGTATGCGGACTACATTTCAGAGCAGGGGCTCACGATTTAG
- a CDS encoding NYN domain-containing protein, translated as MRKTGLGRQPNGLRFAAEKAAAADKWKSLIAAQINAANHGIELAGSRRVDHRSLVLVDLQGMYLALHKWLSGHSFPIEDGLVLSRFAYLQIKRTFEVMTRRVLAMQPMPSADYKALVDSVKVDYIDGRPHLGEELRVASNAVYLNVIPNFELFYAPAPFEDIEWRLLKEARKGSIEAQKQLEQLKQGIIEEKGKFQRDYAAYDDFAACLKDNIEHSKSEAGFFSLYVGPKGVSRFDEKEVDTRIVMRAMDAFHNKEVDSICIVSSDQDFMPLHDRAADVGIVSFQAELAKFLEGDNVGRKLKDLGDRFVQGGIDPTWPLEILLEAVSKPGVDHFERYHLSEAELRGLCELNNEMNDINIEIDLKADGDATFKMTRPA; from the coding sequence ATGCGAAAGACTGGGCTTGGGCGGCAACCGAATGGGCTTAGGTTTGCAGCTGAAAAGGCTGCGGCAGCCGATAAATGGAAGAGCCTTATTGCCGCGCAGATCAACGCAGCAAACCACGGAATAGAACTAGCGGGTTCGAGGCGGGTGGACCACAGGAGCCTAGTTCTTGTCGATCTTCAAGGCATGTATCTCGCCCTGCACAAGTGGCTCTCCGGACACAGTTTCCCAATCGAGGATGGATTGGTCCTCAGCCGGTTCGCGTATTTGCAGATTAAGAGAACATTTGAGGTAATGACGCGGCGCGTCCTCGCCATGCAGCCCATGCCATCAGCTGACTATAAGGCGCTGGTGGACTCGGTGAAGGTCGATTACATCGACGGACGGCCTCATCTAGGCGAAGAATTGCGGGTCGCGTCAAACGCCGTTTACCTCAACGTCATTCCCAACTTCGAGTTGTTTTACGCGCCCGCGCCATTCGAGGACATTGAGTGGCGCCTGTTGAAAGAAGCCAGAAAAGGTAGCATAGAGGCGCAAAAGCAATTAGAACAATTGAAACAAGGCATTATCGAGGAAAAAGGTAAGTTCCAGAGGGATTACGCTGCTTACGACGACTTTGCGGCTTGCCTAAAAGACAACATCGAACACTCTAAATCGGAAGCGGGATTCTTTAGCCTTTATGTCGGACCGAAAGGTGTAAGCCGCTTCGACGAAAAGGAAGTCGACACGCGCATTGTCATGAGAGCGATGGATGCTTTTCATAACAAAGAGGTTGATTCAATTTGCATCGTGTCGTCCGACCAAGATTTCATGCCGCTCCATGACAGGGCGGCCGACGTTGGGATCGTTTCATTCCAAGCCGAGCTGGCGAAATTCTTGGAGGGAGACAACGTTGGGCGAAAGCTTAAAGATCTCGGCGATCGATTTGTCCAAGGAGGCATTGATCCAACTTGGCCGCTAGAGATCCTGTTAGAAGCCGTTTCAAAGCCTGGAGTCGACCACTTCGAGAGATACCATCTCAGCGAGGCAGAGTTACGTGGGCTTTGCGAATTAAACAACGAGATGAACGATATCAACATTGAGATCGACCTAAAAGCTGACGGCGACGCGACGTTCAAAATGACGAGGCCTGCTTGA
- the apaG gene encoding Co2+/Mg2+ efflux protein ApaG, with product MSQYEFAVSVETRYLPEQSDPDNRQYAFAYTLTIRNTGQVAAQLISRHWIITDSDSHVQEVKGLGVVGQQPLLAPGEQFEYTSWAVIATPVGTMRGEYFCVAEDGERFEAPIAEFALHVPRTLH from the coding sequence ATGAGCCAGTACGAATTCGCCGTGTCCGTCGAGACGCGGTATCTGCCCGAACAGTCCGACCCGGACAACCGCCAATACGCTTTCGCCTACACGCTGACGATCCGCAACACGGGTCAGGTGGCGGCTCAATTGATCTCGCGCCACTGGATCATCACGGACAGCGACAGTCACGTGCAGGAAGTGAAGGGGCTCGGCGTGGTCGGGCAGCAGCCGTTACTGGCGCCGGGCGAGCAGTTCGAATATACGAGCTGGGCCGTCATTGCCACGCCGGTCGGTACCATGCGCGGCGAGTACTTTTGCGTGGCGGAGGACGGCGAACGCTTCGAAGCACCCATCGCGGAATTTGCGCTGCACGTGCCGCGCACGCTGCACTGA
- the rpe gene encoding ribulose-phosphate 3-epimerase encodes MAQFHIAPSILSADFSRLGEEVRNVVAAGADWIHFDVMDNHYVPNLTIGPMVCEAIRPHTEVPIDVHLMVRPVDRIVPDFAKAGANVISFHPEGSDHIDRTLSLIRDHGCKAGLVFNPATPLNYLDHVMDRLDLVLIMSVNPGFGGQSFIPEALNKLREARARIDAYRERTGRAIHLEIDGGVKVDNIAEIAAAGADTFVAGSAIFGKHDYKQVIDAMRAELAKSGAQQ; translated from the coding sequence ATGGCGCAATTTCACATCGCTCCCAGCATCCTTTCCGCCGACTTTTCCCGGCTCGGCGAGGAAGTTCGCAACGTCGTCGCCGCCGGAGCCGACTGGATTCACTTCGACGTGATGGACAACCATTACGTGCCAAATCTCACGATCGGCCCGATGGTCTGCGAAGCCATTCGCCCGCACACGGAAGTGCCCATCGACGTGCATCTGATGGTGCGGCCGGTGGATCGCATCGTGCCCGATTTTGCGAAAGCCGGCGCGAATGTGATCAGCTTTCACCCGGAAGGCTCGGACCACATCGACCGCACGCTTTCGCTGATTCGCGATCACGGTTGTAAAGCCGGTCTCGTGTTCAATCCCGCGACGCCGCTCAATTATCTCGATCACGTAATGGACCGGCTCGATCTCGTGCTCATCATGTCGGTGAATCCGGGCTTCGGCGGGCAGTCTTTCATTCCCGAGGCACTGAACAAGCTGCGCGAGGCGCGCGCCCGCATCGACGCGTACCGCGAGCGCACAGGCCGCGCGATTCATCTGGAAATCGACGGCGGCGTGAAAGTGGACAACATCGCGGAAATCGCGGCGGCCGGCGCGGACACGTTCGTCGCGGGCTCGGCCATTTTCGGCAAGCACGACTACAAGCAGGTCATCGACGCCATGCGCGCCGAACTGGCGAAATCGGGAGCGCAGCAATGA
- a CDS encoding helix-turn-helix transcriptional regulator has protein sequence MDELLAVRGVLTQEQVAEQLGIGNEAVSRMERGLVMPTVARLMELADIFECDAADFLTGASSRTSDQAKYLAQLLAKLNGHDRATVIEIVERLASRQARR, from the coding sequence ATGGACGAGCTGCTTGCCGTCAGGGGCGTACTGACACAGGAACAGGTCGCGGAGCAGCTTGGGATCGGCAACGAGGCCGTGTCCCGCATGGAGCGCGGCCTGGTGATGCCGACTGTCGCGCGCCTGATGGAACTCGCCGACATCTTCGAGTGTGACGCGGCGGACTTCTTGACCGGCGCAAGCAGCCGCACGAGTGACCAGGCGAAGTACCTCGCCCAACTTCTGGCGAAGCTCAACGGCCATGACCGAGCGACGGTGATCGAGATCGTCGAACGTCTGGCCAGCCGTCAGGCCAGACGCTGA